The Comamonas piscis region TGCTGATCCGCGGTGCCGATGGCGCCGTACTGCTGCATGGCGAAGCGGTGCGCCAGCCCGGCGACCCCAGCGAGCTGGTGCTGTACCTGATCGAAGACGACCAGGGCCGCACTTACGAGATGGAGCTGCAACGCCGTTCCGGCCGGGGCGAATCCCACCGCCCACCGCCCCCCAATCTGGGGCCTTGGTGGTTCTGGGTCAAGCCGCCGTTTGGTTTCTTCTGGATGCTGGGCTTGATTGGTGTGGTCGTCGTTGTGGGCGTGTTCCCCATCATCCGCCGCCTGATGGGCCGGCTCGAAGCGCTGCGCAAAGGCGTCAAGCAGTTTGGTGATGGCGACCTGTCGGTGCGCGTCGATGTGCGCGGTAATGACGAGGTGAGCGACCTGGCCCAGCAGTTCAATGCGGCAGCGGCCCGCATCGAGGCGCTGGTGCAGTCGCACAAATCGCTGCTGGCCAATTCTTCGCATGAGCTGCGCAGCCCCCTGACCCGCATCCGCATGGGCGTGGAGCTGATGGGCGAGAAGCCCTCGCCCACCTTCAAGCAGGAGATCCAGCGCAATATCGCCGAGCTGGACCAGCTGGTTGACGAAATCCTGCTGGCCAGCCGCCTGGGTGCCCGCGAGGCCGATATGGGCAGTACCGAGTTGATCGACATCATCGGGCTCTGCGCCGAAGAATGCGCCCGCGTCGAGGCGGACCTGGAAGTCGCCGACATGCATGGCGATGTGATCGAGGTGCGCGGCATTGCCAAGCTGCTGCGCCGCGCGGTGCGCAACCTGCTGGAAAACGCCCGCCGTTACTCGCAAGGCCCCATCACCTTGTTCCTGGACAAGCAAGGCGCCTATGCGGAAATTCGCGTCGCCGACCGGGGCCCCGGTGTGCCGCCCGACCAGCAGGAACGCATTTTTGAATCCTTCTACCGCATGCCCGGCGCCAGCGAGCGCCATGGCGGTGTGGGCCTGGGCCTGGCCCTGGTCCGCTCGATTGCGGAGCGCCATGAAGGCAGCGTGCATTGCGAAGCGCGCGAAGGCGGTGGCGCCGTGTTTGTGCTGCGCCTGCCGCTGGCGCCACTGGCGCGCACAGCACCTGCGGAAGCACTGCCTCCGCCTAACGTTTAACAGCGGCGCAAGCACGTAGCAAAGGGTCTCGCCTAGCGGCTGAGACCCTTTTTTATGCAGTTGCTTTCAGTGCGGCGCTTAGAACGCCACACCCGAGCGCAGCGCGATATTGGCGTAGGGTGTGCATTCGCCGGTACGCACGACGGCCACCGCCTGGCGGCTCAAGGCTTTGAACGCCTCATGCGACACGCATTGCGGCGCGCTCGGCAGGCCATCGGCCTGGCGCTGTTGGTACCAGGTCGGCAGCTGCTGGCCGTCCAGACACTCATCGGCGACGACAGCGCTCTCCACCTGCAGCTCGCTCAAGATGGCCTGCAGCACCTGGTCCAAGGTTGGCACGCCGCGCGCCACGGCCAAATCCACCCGGCGCACACCGGGCGGCACTGGCAGACCGGCATCGCCAATCACCAACAGATCGCCATGGCCCATGCCAGCGATGATCTGCGACAACTCGATATTCAACAATGCGGCACGCTTCATACAGGGCTCCAGGGGCTGGCTTCGGTGCGCGTGGCGACCTCGGCATGAAAAGGGATGGAAGGCTGCGCACCAGCGCGGGTGACGCAGATGCCAGCAGCGCGGATGGCCCACTGCGTAGCCAGGTCCAAGCTGGCACCAGAGGCCAGTTGCACGGTGAGCGCGCCCAAAAAGGTGTCGCCTGCAGCGGTGGTATCGACCGCCTGTACCTGCGGGGCACGGTGCCAATGGGCAGGGGCTTCGACACCTGCTGCCGTGTTCGTATCGCAGCAGACGGCGCCCTGGCTACCCAAGGTCACCACCACCTGGCCAGCGCCCTTGGCCTGCAGCCAGCGCGCAGCCTGGGCGGCAGTTGCGGGGCTGTCCACTGGGCTACCGCTCAGCTGCGTGGCTTCGGCTTCGTTCACCACCAGCACATCAATGGCAGGCCACCAGGCATCGGGCAAGGGCTGCACAGGCGAGGGGTTGAGCACCGTTTTGCAACCCACGGCGCGCGCGCTGCGCAAGGCCTGGTCCACTTCCTGCAAAGGGGTCTCAAACTGCAGCACCACATAGTCGGCATCCTGCAGCAGCGGGCGCAGCACGGGCTCGGTCACCTGCAGCCGCAGGTTGGCGCCGGGCACCACGACGATCTGGTTCTGGGCGCTGTCATCGACGCTGATGACGGCGACGCCGGTCGCATCGCGCGCGCTGCGCTGCACATGCTGCACATCGATATGGTCGGCCACCAGGCCGGCCAGCAGTTGCTCGGCATAGGCGTCCTCGCCCACGCAGGACAGCAGGCTGACGGCCGCGCCCTGGCGCGCGCAGCTGACAGCCTGGTTGCCGCCCTTACCGCCGGGCACCTGGCTGAGCGACTGGCCCAGCATGGTCTCGCCCGCCCGCGGCATATGGGGCACGCGCAGCACCAGGTCCATGTTCAAACTGCCCAGCACCACGATATGCGGGGCCTCGCTCAAAATCGGCACATTCACAGGGTTTCTCCACTCTCAATCGGTACGGCAGCCCGGGCGGCGGGCTTGCTGCTCTCGCGGGCGACCAATGCAGGCACCAGCATCTGCGTGGCCGCTAGCACCGGCTCAGCACTGCGGCC contains the following coding sequences:
- the rbsD gene encoding D-ribose pyranase, which codes for MKRAALLNIELSQIIAGMGHGDLLVIGDAGLPVPPGVRRVDLAVARGVPTLDQVLQAILSELQVESAVVADECLDGQQLPTWYQQRQADGLPSAPQCVSHEAFKALSRQAVAVVRTGECTPYANIALRSGVAF
- the rbsK gene encoding ribokinase, with the translated sequence MNVPILSEAPHIVVLGSLNMDLVLRVPHMPRAGETMLGQSLSQVPGGKGGNQAVSCARQGAAVSLLSCVGEDAYAEQLLAGLVADHIDVQHVQRSARDATGVAVISVDDSAQNQIVVVPGANLRLQVTEPVLRPLLQDADYVVLQFETPLQEVDQALRSARAVGCKTVLNPSPVQPLPDAWWPAIDVLVVNEAEATQLSGSPVDSPATAAQAARWLQAKGAGQVVVTLGSQGAVCCDTNTAAGVEAPAHWHRAPQVQAVDTTAAGDTFLGALTVQLASGASLDLATQWAIRAAGICVTRAGAQPSIPFHAEVATRTEASPWSPV
- a CDS encoding sensor histidine kinase, with the translated sequence MHLYKYFAERLYLRIWLTVVGGVAVLILVVGWAWQAAAEKNATPMQPPARELLIRGADGAVLLHGEAVRQPGDPSELVLYLIEDDQGRTYEMELQRRSGRGESHRPPPPNLGPWWFWVKPPFGFFWMLGLIGVVVVVGVFPIIRRLMGRLEALRKGVKQFGDGDLSVRVDVRGNDEVSDLAQQFNAAAARIEALVQSHKSLLANSSHELRSPLTRIRMGVELMGEKPSPTFKQEIQRNIAELDQLVDEILLASRLGAREADMGSTELIDIIGLCAEECARVEADLEVADMHGDVIEVRGIAKLLRRAVRNLLENARRYSQGPITLFLDKQGAYAEIRVADRGPGVPPDQQERIFESFYRMPGASERHGGVGLGLALVRSIAERHEGSVHCEAREGGGAVFVLRLPLAPLARTAPAEALPPPNV